A portion of the Pseudomonas koreensis genome contains these proteins:
- a CDS encoding glutathione S-transferase, with product MNTLYSFRRCPYAMRARMALRYAGVPVEIVEVSFKDKPAEMLALSPKGTVPVLDADGVVIDESLQIMRWALAQNDPDDWLFKDDPGADVIMDMLIETNDQRFKTSLNHYKYAERYPEQPMEVYRMQCEMIAHYLDLTLADHDYLLGDRISLADIALLPFIRQFAHVDREWFAQTPYVRLQAWLQRLLESELFTSIMKK from the coding sequence ATGAACACGCTGTATTCGTTCCGCCGCTGCCCTTACGCCATGCGTGCGCGAATGGCGCTGCGTTATGCGGGTGTGCCGGTGGAGATTGTCGAGGTCAGCTTCAAGGACAAACCGGCCGAAATGCTGGCGCTCTCGCCCAAGGGCACAGTGCCGGTGCTGGACGCCGATGGCGTGGTTATTGATGAGAGTCTGCAGATCATGCGCTGGGCGTTGGCGCAGAATGATCCGGATGATTGGTTGTTCAAGGATGATCCGGGAGCTGACGTCATCATGGACATGCTGATCGAGACGAACGATCAACGATTCAAGACTTCGTTGAACCACTACAAATACGCTGAGCGTTATCCAGAGCAACCGATGGAGGTCTATCGCATGCAGTGCGAGATGATCGCCCACTATCTGGATCTGACGCTCGCGGACCACGACTATCTGCTGGGCGACCGGATCAGTCTCGCCGACATCGCCCTGCTGCCTTTCATTCGCCAGTTCGCACACGTTGATCGCGAGTGGTTCGCGCAGACGCCTTATGTTCGCTTGCAGGCCTGGTTGCAGCGCTTGCTCGAATCCGAGCTGTTCACCTCGATCATGAAGAAGTAA